From Roseovarius nanhaiticus, one genomic window encodes:
- a CDS encoding DUF58 domain-containing protein, with product MEPAALPAANLRNRAEAEAARLPALLARAQRLAGAVLMGQHGRRRAGLGDDFWQYRPVQEGDQRRQIDWRRSARSDAEFVREREWQIAQTVMLWVDPAASMRFASDTALPQKADRAQLLALAAAIVLDRGGERVGLSGHALPPRRGAAQITRLAAMLIAPGGADDYAAPDARGMPPKARALFLSDFFGDMAAIERAVGEAADRGVGGVLLQILDPAEEAFPYRGRAIFESIGGTLAHETLKASDLRARYLERLAARKDALRMLCRRTGWEYLCHHTDASPQAALMQLYRLLGEGAR from the coding sequence ATGGAGCCCGCCGCCCTTCCTGCCGCAAATCTGCGCAACCGCGCCGAGGCCGAGGCGGCGCGCCTGCCCGCGCTCTTGGCGCGCGCGCAGCGTTTGGCGGGGGCGGTCCTTATGGGGCAGCATGGACGTCGGCGCGCCGGGCTGGGTGATGACTTTTGGCAATACCGACCGGTTCAGGAGGGCGATCAGCGCCGCCAGATAGACTGGCGCCGTTCGGCGCGGTCGGACGCCGAGTTCGTGCGCGAGCGCGAATGGCAGATCGCGCAGACCGTCATGCTCTGGGTCGATCCGGCGGCCTCGATGCGCTTTGCCAGCGATACCGCCCTGCCACAAAAGGCGGATCGCGCGCAGCTGCTGGCGCTGGCGGCAGCCATTGTTCTGGACCGGGGCGGCGAGCGTGTGGGCCTCTCGGGCCATGCGCTGCCGCCCCGGCGCGGCGCGGCCCAGATCACGCGATTGGCGGCCATGCTGATCGCGCCCGGCGGCGCGGATGACTACGCCGCGCCTGACGCGCGCGGCATGCCGCCGAAGGCGCGCGCGCTTTTCCTGTCGGATTTCTTCGGCGATATGGCGGCTATTGAGCGCGCCGTGGGCGAGGCTGCCGATCGCGGTGTGGGCGGTGTCCTGCTGCAAATTCTTGATCCAGCAGAAGAGGCGTTTCCCTATCGCGGCCGCGCGATTTTCGAATCCATCGGCGGCACGCTGGCGCATGAGACGCTAAAGGCCAGCGACCTGCGCGCGCGCTATCTGGAGCGTCTGGCCGCGCGCAAGGACGCGCTGCGCATGCTCTGCCGCCGGACCGGGTGGGAGTATCTCTGCCATCACACGGATGCCAGCCCACAGGCCGCGCTGATGCAGCTTTACCGCCTTCTGGGCGAGGGGGCGCGATGA
- a CDS encoding AAA family ATPase has protein sequence MSDSADRQPGSPDADLVADIDALQSRLAEARAQVARRFIGQERVVDLSLAALLSGGHGLLVGLPGLGKTRLVETLGTVMGLATNRVQFTPDLMPADILGSEVLETGKDGSRAFKFIEGPIFCQLLMADEINRASPRTQSALLQAMQERQVTVAGENRALDAPFHVLATQNPIEQEGTYPLPEAQLDRFLVQIDVPYPDRDAERAILLATTGAAEDAAKPVFTTDELIAAQALLRRMPVGEGVMDMILDLVRAFRPEEAGASARVQESVAWGPGPRAAQALMLTVRARALLQGRLAPNAEDVADMAQPVLIHRMALNFAARARGDSLTALIEDTLADLGHIRAAAA, from the coding sequence ATGAGTGACAGCGCTGATCGCCAGCCGGGCAGTCCCGACGCCGACCTTGTCGCCGATATCGACGCGCTTCAATCGCGGCTGGCCGAGGCGCGCGCGCAGGTGGCACGGCGCTTTATCGGACAGGAACGGGTGGTGGACTTGTCGCTGGCCGCACTGCTCAGCGGAGGGCATGGCCTGCTGGTGGGTCTGCCGGGCCTCGGCAAGACGCGGCTGGTCGAGACGCTGGGCACCGTGATGGGTTTGGCGACGAACCGCGTGCAGTTCACGCCCGATCTGATGCCAGCCGATATTCTGGGCAGCGAAGTGCTTGAGACTGGCAAGGACGGCAGCCGCGCGTTCAAATTCATCGAAGGGCCGATTTTTTGCCAGCTTCTGATGGCCGACGAGATCAACCGCGCCAGCCCGCGGACGCAATCGGCCCTTTTGCAGGCGATGCAGGAACGGCAGGTGACGGTGGCGGGCGAGAACCGCGCGCTCGACGCGCCGTTCCACGTGCTAGCGACCCAAAACCCGATCGAGCAGGAGGGCACCTATCCGCTGCCCGAGGCGCAGCTGGACCGTTTCCTGGTGCAGATCGACGTGCCTTACCCTGACCGCGACGCCGAGCGCGCGATCCTTCTGGCCACCACGGGTGCCGCCGAGGATGCGGCGAAGCCGGTCTTTACCACGGACGAGCTGATCGCGGCGCAGGCCCTTTTGCGGCGGATGCCGGTGGGCGAGGGGGTGATGGACATGATCCTGGACCTCGTGCGCGCCTTCCGCCCGGAAGAGGCCGGCGCCTCGGCCCGCGTACAGGAAAGCGTCGCTTGGGGCCCCGGCCCACGCGCCGCGCAGGCGCTGATGCTGACGGTGCGCGCGCGGGCTCTGCTGCAAGGACGGCTGGCACCCAACGCCGAGGACGTGGCGGATATGGCGCAGCCGGTGCTGATCCACCGCATGGCGCTGAATTTCGCGGCGCGTGCGCGGGGCGACAGCCTGACCGCGCTCATCGAGGATACGCTGGCCGATCTGGGCCACATCCGCGCCGCCGCCGCGTGA
- a CDS encoding DUF1285 domain-containing protein produces the protein MSDHPITTPSADGIAASAQAATKGRKIPPVHDWNPPFCGDLDMRIARDGTWFYQGTPIGRPGLVRLFSTILRRDEGKYFLVTPVEKVGITVEDAPFVAVDFDVHGTGRDQRLTFHTNVDDSVTAGPDNSIRVVRDNDTGEPSPYVLVRHDLEALIDRKSFYRLVDIGVHHEGWFGLWSQGEFFGFIPSDELP, from the coding sequence ATGAGCGACCATCCGATCACGACCCCGTCAGCGGACGGCATCGCCGCCTCGGCGCAGGCCGCCACCAAGGGGCGCAAGATTCCCCCGGTGCATGACTGGAACCCGCCCTTTTGCGGCGATCTGGACATGCGCATCGCCCGCGACGGGACGTGGTTCTACCAAGGCACGCCCATTGGCAGACCCGGCCTCGTGCGGCTTTTCTCAACCATCCTGCGGCGCGACGAGGGCAAGTATTTCCTGGTGACCCCCGTCGAAAAGGTGGGGATCACCGTCGAGGATGCGCCATTCGTCGCCGTCGATTTCGACGTCCATGGCACGGGCCGCGATCAGCGCCTGACCTTTCACACCAACGTGGATGACAGCGTCACCGCCGGCCCGGACAATTCGATTCGCGTGGTGCGCGACAACGACACGGGCGAGCCGTCGCCCTATGTGCTGGTGCGCCATGATCTCGAGGCGCTGATCGACCGCAAGTCCTTCTACCGGCTGGTGGATATCGGCGTGCATCACGAGGGTTGGTTCGGCCTTTGGTCGCAGGGCGAATTCTTCGGCTTCATCCCCTCGGACGAGCTGCCCTGA